The following proteins come from a genomic window of Methanosarcina sp. MTP4:
- a CDS encoding CooT family nickel-binding protein, with the protein MCELNVIMLRGEEREQVMESVAKIVVEGDSIELTGILGERMTVTGSIKEINFSSGEALLLAK; encoded by the coding sequence ATGTGTGAGCTGAACGTCATTATGCTTCGTGGAGAAGAACGCGAACAGGTTATGGAATCCGTAGCAAAAATAGTGGTTGAAGGCGACTCGATTGAGCTTACCGGGATTCTCGGGGAGAGGATGACGGTTACGGGTTCAATCAAAGAAATTAACTTTTCAAGCGGAGAAGCCCTGCTTCTGGCAAAGTGA